In Dermacentor albipictus isolate Rhodes 1998 colony chromosome 6, USDA_Dalb.pri_finalv2, whole genome shotgun sequence, the following proteins share a genomic window:
- the LOC135913314 gene encoding protein NLRC3-like, which produces MEAYRFMQFAEEQFGDDVELLERTADVTRDAFQLPSLLDPCTQQNEGGCRCWMVTQAEELNMLLNPFGMEFNELPEGRLDFAMAHNDPVAPDDPKAVVLFLFTLWFLREHRCFSGVSLDVSVLQRFRPVQFLRHVALAKRVATVHLVGVEGIELPFDVCPLLAALEQTELLTHVTLDRVTLMEAEGNCLSSVVIANPALQRLALRNVTMKDSALARLAQEFKEHRRPREFELRGRVRNSAARAVTVSRLLDTSLQILRLEITCDLSQLFEKLKDNAQLVELELGRCCPVGVYLDALASALAQNMTLRLLTLSLDMTWMSHRSSSWRHLGALLENSRWLETLCLRDSGLGMGAVLPLSEAMERNENLQTLNLKRCGFTCADALLFLRALSRNASSCMKVKLGVLTGQEGEQIELLREIPTSGLEDRVHWVFTSSRAETITLALQKGIVFPHLEFHCPATGKVGNVFRGFMNIQDRLTTLYLEGFHFCNHRNARQLARFLRESVFLRKLELGVVATAGTGLLLLQGLERSKSIVSLKLIVTCSQEATARGFESFLRRNTSVVKLTIVKEEKTQDAALVRRLRRGLMKNYSLHELRLFCCHGKVQLHDSAISRSLHINSIAAACAAKLVADKELTRATMLALTLIMDCDAGPDILCKGMDCEKGVFVAKLKDALRTAEDELFGLACLYKSAAVSDGPGASCGQFSALNDAVRAEIQKCLHSMCVPIDMSPFGHY; this is translated from the exons atggaggcatacaggtTCATGCAGTTTGCCGAAGAGCAGTTCGGGGACGACGTGGAGTTGCTCGAGAGGACAGCCGATGTCACCCGCGATGCGTTTCAGTTGCCTTCACTGCTCGACCCGTGCACACAACAAAACGAAGGAGGTTGCCGCTGCTGGATGGTGACGCAAGCG GAGGAGTTGAACATGTTGCTGAACCCGTTCGGCATGGAGTTCAACGAACTGCCGGAAGGCCGCCTGGACTTCGCGATGGCCCACAACGATCCCGTGGCTCCCGACGACCCCAAAGCGGTGGTCCTCTTCTTGTTCACGCTGTGGTTCCTGCGCGAGCACCGCTGTTTCTCCGGCGTCAGCCTGGACGTGTCGGTGCTGCAGCGCTTCCGGCCGGTGCAGTTCCTGCGGCACGTCGCGTTGGCCAAGCGGGTCGCCACGGTCCACCTGGTCGGCGTCGAGGGCATCGAGCTCCCGTTCGACGTGTGCCCCCTGCTTGCGGCGCTCGAGCAAACGGAGCTGCTGACGCACGTCACCCTCGACAGG GTAACACTGATGGAAGCTGAGGGCAACTGTCTTTCTTCCGTCGTCATTGCCAATCCCGCACTCCAGCGTTTGGCCCTTCGGAACGTGACCATGAAAGACTCCGCCTTGGCCAGACTCGCGCAGGAGTTCAAGGAGCACCGCAGACCGCGAGAGTTTGAGTTGCGAGGAAGAGTCCGTAACAGTGCGGCGCGCGCTGTTACGGTCTCGAGGCTTTTGGACACCTCCTTGCAAATTCTCCGCTTAGAAATCACGTGTGACCTCTCCCAGCTGTTCGAGAAACTCAAGGACAACGCGCAGCTGGTGGAGCTCGAGCTAGGGCGCTGTTGCCCGGTCGGCGTCTATCTGGACGCACTGGCTTCTGCACTGGCCCAAAACATGACGCTGCGACTCCTCACTCTGAGCCTCGACATGACATGGATGTCGCACAGAAGTTCCTCCTGGAGGCACCTGGGAGCCCTGCTTGAGAACAGCCGCTGGCTGGAAACTTTGTGCCTCCGTGATTCGGGTCTTGGAATGGGCGCTGTGCTCCCGTTAAGCGAGGCCATGGAACGCAACGAGAATCTCCAGACGCTGAACCTGAAGCGTTGTGGGTTCACCTGCGCCGACGCCCTCCTCTTTCTGCGGGCCCTTTCACGAAACGCATCCTCTTGTATGAAGGTGAAACTAGGTGTCCTAACGGGACAGGAGGGCGAACAGATCGAGCTTCTCCGAGAGATCCCGACTAGTGGACTGGAGGATCGCGTTCACTGGGTTTTCACGTCCTCTCGGGCAGAGACGATCACCTTGGCTTTGCAAAAGGGCATAGTGTTTCCTCACCTTGAGTTCCACTGCCCAGCCACGGGAAAAGTTGGGAATGTGTTCCGGGGTTTTATGAATATCCAGGACCGGCTGACGACTCTGTACCTCGAGGGATTCCACTTCTGCAACCACAGAAACGCCAGACAGCTTGCGCGGTTCTTAAGAGAAAGTGTATTTCTCCGGAAACTCGAGCTGGGCGTGGTTGCCACCGCCGGTACCGGCTTGCTGCTTCTTCAAGGACTGGAGCGCTCCAAATCCATCGTGTCACTGAAACTGATTGTGACCTGCTCGCAAGAAGCCACGGCGCGAGGGTTCGAAAGCTTTTTGCGGAGGAACACGAGTGTTGTAAAGCTGACCATCGTCAAGGAAGAGAAAACACAGGATGCAGCCCTGGTGCGCCGTCTCCGACGTGGCCTAATGAAAAACTACAGTCTGCACGAGCTAAGGCTCTTTTGCTGCCACGGAAAAGTGCAATTGCACGACTCGGCGATTTCACGGTCGCTGCATATCAATAGCATTGCGGCGGCGTGCGCCGCCAAATTAGTGGCGGACAAGGAGCTCACGAGGGCGACCATGTTGGCGTTGACGCTGATCATGGATTGTGACGCGGGCCCGGACATCCTTTGCAAGGGCATGGACTGCGAGAAAGGCGTTTTCGTAGCGAAGCTGAAGGACGCCCTCAGGACAGCCGAGGACGAGCTGTTCGGCCTCGCCTGCCTCTACAAGTCAGCGGCAGTAAGTGACGGACCGGGAGCCAGTTGCGGCCAATTCTCAGCCCTCAATGACGCAGTTCGCGCAGAAATACAGAAGTGTTTGCACAGCATGTGTGTTCCGATTGACATGTCACCCTTCGGCCATTATTGA